From Mytilus edulis chromosome 9, xbMytEdul2.2, whole genome shotgun sequence, the proteins below share one genomic window:
- the LOC139489345 gene encoding uncharacterized protein — MADIATILSRVSKVFQVRECCAADIHGIISETSMLINVYATKDGPYLSKAKQILNLNEETSSMRQRPGESFPAARRNLVAGLSVSLKNRFELDDIIQAMAIANFHTWPLPNSEADNTKEIEDFGDDHLPVILSHFETSLKNGAVDEIEAVLEWTALKSTLYASQSNEIQHLTWQRVNRMFPARYSNILAVMDLLLTIPGSSSECERGFRHMKSLKTTFRTCLSEDSLASQMCIKLHSPSIEAFDPVPAIRLWNAGGLRRPLYMDSKERNLIRVAKQSVNSNINERIATETESHHVDEEEDYLSVGAAADKEDLVQDDENGADSDHDDQFSDNEDYGNEGRVYRVMCREGLIEE; from the exons ATGGCAGATATAGCTACCATTCTGTCCAGAGTGTCAAAGGTTTTCCAAGTTCGAGAATGTTGTGCTGCAGACATTCATGGCATTATTTCAGAAACCAGCATGCTGATCAATGTATATGCAACAAA AGATGGACCATATCTTAGTAAGGCTAAACAGATTCTTAATCTTAATGAGGAAACATCATCAATGAGACAAAGACCTGGGGAGTCTTTTCCAGCTGCCCGAAGGAATCTGGTTGCAGGGTTATCGGTCAGCTTGAAAAACAGATTTGAGTTGGATGACATTATACAAGCTATGGCTATAGCCAATTTTCATACATGGCCGTTACCTAATTCTGAGGCTGATAACACTAAAGAGATAGAAG attttgGGGATGACCATCTTCCAGTCATATTGTCTCATTTTGAGACAAGTTTGAAAAATGGAGCAGTAGATGAAATTGAAGCTGTCCTGGAATGGACAGCTTTAAAAAGTACTCTTTATGCAAG tCAGTCCAATGAGATTCAACACCTGACATGGCAAAGGGTTAATCGGATGTTTCCAGCTAGATATTCCAATATACTTGCTGTGATGGATTTGCTATTGACAATTCcag GTTCTTCTTCTGAATGTGAGAGAGGATTCAGACATATGAAGTCCTTGAAAACCACTTTCAGGACTTGTTTAAGTGAAGACTCTTTGGCAAGTCAAATGTGCATTAAACTGCATTCACCTTCAATAGAAGC CTTTGATCCTGTTCCAGCCATACGGCTTTGGAATGCTGGTGGTCTAAGAAGACCACTATACATGGATTCCAAGGAGCGAAACTTGATCAGAGTTGCAAAACAATCAGTGAATTCTAATATTAATGAAAGAATAGCAACAGAAACTGAATCCCACCATGTGGATGAAGAAGAAGATTATTTATCAGTGGGGGCTGCAGCAGACAAAGAAGACTTGGTCCAAGATGATGAGAATGGAGCAGATAGTGACCATGATGACCAGTTTAGCGATAATGAAGACTATGGGAATGAGGGGAGGGTTTATAGGGTTATGTGTCGGGAGGGTTTGAtagaagaataa